The proteins below are encoded in one region of Arenibacter algicola:
- a CDS encoding CaiB/BaiF CoA transferase family protein: MSNNNNENVGPLKGLVVADFTQLAQGPWATQMLGDMGADIIKIEPEKGDWMRHYAYGNLYPNGESISFVSFNRNKRSIALNLKDPEGVRIAKSIIAKADILVENFRPGVMDRLGLGYEEIKKTNPKLVYCSSSGYGSSGPYLHRAGQDLLAQSIGGGSALNGKKGDMPVVTAVGQADLLTSLFINQAIMAALYSRSKTGKGQKIEANLLNSVVGFHIQEITAYLHKGANPERSESGIPNPWLGAPYGLYNTSDGYIAIGMNSVQKLAQVIALEKYDSEVYASNNIIESRDEIRFDFDAVFQSKATEEWLALLLEHDIWCSQVNSFDEMVNDPQIKHNEMIIEIEHPTIGKVKTTGFPVWFSDTPQKIYKSAPLLNEHADEILREFCDFNE; the protein is encoded by the coding sequence ATGAGCAATAACAATAATGAAAATGTAGGTCCATTGAAAGGATTGGTCGTGGCCGATTTTACACAATTGGCTCAGGGACCTTGGGCAACGCAGATGTTGGGAGATATGGGGGCGGATATCATTAAGATAGAACCGGAAAAAGGAGATTGGATGCGGCACTATGCATATGGGAACCTTTATCCCAACGGTGAAAGCATTTCCTTTGTTAGTTTCAATAGAAATAAACGCAGCATCGCATTAAACCTAAAAGACCCAGAAGGGGTAAGAATAGCCAAGTCCATTATTGCTAAGGCAGATATTCTTGTTGAGAACTTTCGGCCAGGAGTTATGGACAGGTTGGGTCTTGGGTATGAGGAAATAAAAAAAACAAACCCCAAATTGGTGTATTGTTCAAGTTCTGGCTATGGATCTTCGGGGCCATATTTACATAGGGCAGGCCAAGATTTATTGGCACAATCCATAGGCGGCGGTTCGGCTCTAAATGGAAAAAAGGGAGATATGCCAGTGGTTACGGCTGTTGGACAAGCCGATTTATTAACCAGTTTATTTATAAATCAGGCAATAATGGCTGCCCTTTACTCCAGGTCAAAAACGGGAAAAGGCCAAAAGATCGAGGCGAACTTGCTGAACTCTGTGGTAGGCTTCCATATACAGGAAATTACTGCATACCTGCACAAAGGGGCAAACCCGGAACGCAGTGAAAGTGGTATCCCCAATCCCTGGTTAGGAGCACCATATGGGCTCTACAATACCAGTGATGGATATATCGCCATCGGTATGAACTCCGTACAAAAATTGGCTCAGGTCATTGCCTTGGAAAAATATGATTCAGAAGTTTATGCTTCCAATAATATAATAGAAAGTAGGGATGAAATTCGATTTGACTTCGATGCTGTTTTTCAATCTAAAGCGACCGAGGAATGGTTGGCCCTGCTGCTGGAACATGATATTTGGTGCTCCCAAGTCAATAGCTTCGATGAAATGGTCAATGACCCTCAGATAAAACATAATGAAATGATCATAGAAATTGAGCACCCAACAATTGGCAAGGTTAAGACTACCGGTTTCCCCGTATGGTTCAGTGACACCCCACAAAAAATATACAAGTCGGCACCCTTGCTAAATGAACATGCCGATGAAATACTCAGGGAATTCTGCGATTTTAACGAATAA
- a CDS encoding mannonate dehydratase has protein sequence MKLGFGLYRHMLNTEHYNFAKQCGATHLVIHLVDYFGHNKDNADQPIGGKEGWGHAGDPNKIWSLEELLTIKKEINDHGLELEAIENFDPAHWHDILLDGPKKETQIGNLKELIRNVGKAGIPVFGYNFSLAGVSSREIGPYARGGALSVGMSKGDETPIPNGMVWNMVYDENAPEGVLPKIDHDELWQRLQYFLNELIPVAEEAGVKLAAHPDDPPMPYIRNTPRLVYQPDMYQKLIDMKPSLSNNLEFCLGSIAEMTEGDVYKAADTYSEQGKISYIHFRNVVGKVPTYKEVFVDEGDIDMFKILRILKKNNFDGVLIPDHTPQMSCDGSWYAGMAYAMGYMKAGLKAINE, from the coding sequence ATGAAATTAGGATTTGGTCTGTACAGACATATGTTGAACACCGAGCACTATAATTTTGCCAAACAATGTGGCGCCACACATCTAGTAATTCATTTGGTGGACTACTTTGGCCATAACAAGGACAATGCAGACCAGCCTATTGGGGGGAAGGAAGGTTGGGGACATGCAGGGGACCCAAATAAAATTTGGTCCTTGGAGGAGCTTTTGACCATAAAGAAGGAAATAAATGATCATGGATTGGAACTTGAGGCCATTGAGAATTTTGATCCGGCGCATTGGCATGATATTTTGTTGGATGGCCCGAAGAAAGAAACTCAAATAGGAAATCTAAAAGAACTAATTCGCAATGTCGGTAAAGCAGGTATCCCAGTATTCGGGTATAATTTTTCTTTAGCGGGGGTATCTTCAAGAGAAATTGGTCCCTATGCTAGAGGTGGGGCTTTATCTGTGGGAATGTCAAAAGGAGATGAAACGCCAATTCCAAATGGAATGGTGTGGAATATGGTTTATGATGAAAATGCTCCTGAAGGTGTTTTGCCTAAAATAGATCACGACGAACTATGGCAACGGTTACAATATTTTTTAAATGAATTGATTCCTGTTGCTGAAGAAGCCGGAGTGAAATTGGCCGCGCATCCGGATGATCCACCAATGCCATACATTAGAAATACACCAAGATTGGTATATCAACCGGATATGTATCAAAAATTGATAGATATGAAACCGAGTCTTTCAAATAATTTAGAATTCTGTTTGGGTTCTATTGCCGAAATGACCGAAGGAGATGTATATAAGGCCGCCGATACCTATAGTGAGCAGGGAAAAATCAGCTATATCCATTTTAGAAATGTGGTTGGTAAAGTTCCAACATATAAAGAAGTCTTTGTAGACGAAGGGGATATAGATATGTTCAAAATCCTTAGAATTCTTAAGAAGAACAATTTTGATGGGGTATTGATTCCCGACCATACCCCCCAGATGAGTTGTGACGGTTCATGGTATGCCGGAATGGCTTATGCTATGGGATATATGAAAGCAGGATTAAAAGCAATAAATGAATAA
- a CDS encoding enoyl-CoA hydratase/isomerase family protein produces MDSKYKNINLIIDDKVAVLKFNRPEQLNAMNRQMMDEIIDGIVTINNNDDVKVAVITGSGRAFMAGADIKEYGSQTEEQFRSFQERGITLYEAIENASKPWIAAVNGFALGGGFEIALSCDLILASDSAKMGLPEVFLSLIPGGGGTQRLIQKIGVNRVREMLYLGRQYSSEQLHTWGIVNQIVQDGEFDETILLYAEKLSRRSPSAIKQLKKLVQLSLTSLSFDKKIQEEAKTVTELFYSPEAKKAIKDFIEKT; encoded by the coding sequence CAAAAATATAAACCTAATAATAGATGACAAGGTTGCGGTGCTAAAGTTTAATAGACCAGAGCAGCTAAATGCCATGAACCGGCAAATGATGGATGAAATTATTGATGGTATTGTAACTATCAATAACAACGATGATGTTAAAGTAGCCGTAATCACTGGGTCAGGACGTGCTTTTATGGCTGGTGCGGACATTAAGGAGTATGGAAGTCAAACCGAAGAGCAGTTTAGATCGTTTCAGGAAAGGGGCATAACCTTGTATGAGGCCATTGAAAATGCTTCCAAGCCGTGGATAGCGGCAGTGAACGGATTTGCATTGGGAGGCGGTTTTGAAATTGCGCTCTCCTGTGATTTGATTTTGGCAAGTGACAGTGCCAAGATGGGACTGCCAGAAGTATTTCTAAGTTTGATTCCCGGGGGAGGTGGAACCCAGCGCCTAATTCAAAAGATAGGTGTAAACCGGGTAAGGGAAATGTTGTATTTGGGAAGGCAATATTCATCCGAACAACTTCACACATGGGGAATCGTAAACCAGATTGTGCAGGACGGGGAATTTGATGAAACCATATTGCTATATGCGGAGAAACTAAGCCGTAGATCACCTAGTGCCATCAAACAACTGAAAAAATTGGTTCAATTAAGTCTTACATCCTTGTCTTTTGATAAAAAAATACAGGAGGAAGCCAAGACCGTAACCGAACTTTTTTACAGCCCTGAGGCAAAAAAAGCTATAAAAGACTTTATTGAAAAAACATGA
- a CDS encoding lactonase family protein produces MKAALLILFIGSYTEYPIPGFGGIGHGIYTVQLNTETGELTTLHTMMARNPSYLVVSDDHQFLYCVNELDESENPKVGAYKINADYSLQFLNEQPIAGGYPCHIKTFGNNVLVACYATGNIHQFPFEASGKLGPAVQQYSHVGSSVNSDRQEAPHAHQIAVHPNGRDVYVCDLGIDIIKAYHFKGKNLVPNDIKDCKISKGSGPRHMVFDAAGNLGYVNNELTGTVSVLKRKEGSFDEEEIYSALPSDYIGLPSGSAIRIRPNGQFLYVANRKLEAISIFRIDKDKLEPIEYQYTKGEELREFNITPDGNWLIACHQNSHDTLVYQIKEDGRLQERYRTKEILSPVCVVFN; encoded by the coding sequence ATGAAAGCTGCACTTTTGATTTTATTTATAGGAAGTTATACGGAATATCCGATACCTGGTTTTGGAGGTATAGGCCATGGAATATATACAGTTCAATTGAATACCGAAACCGGTGAGTTGACAACTTTACATACCATGATGGCACGTAACCCCAGTTATTTGGTGGTTAGCGATGACCATCAGTTTTTGTACTGCGTTAACGAATTAGACGAAAGCGAAAACCCTAAAGTAGGGGCTTATAAAATCAATGCTGATTATTCGTTGCAATTTTTGAACGAACAACCCATAGCCGGGGGGTATCCATGCCATATCAAAACCTTTGGCAATAATGTATTGGTGGCCTGTTATGCTACAGGGAATATTCATCAGTTTCCATTTGAAGCCTCGGGGAAATTAGGCCCCGCGGTACAACAATATAGCCATGTCGGAAGTAGCGTTAATAGTGACCGTCAAGAAGCGCCTCATGCACACCAGATTGCCGTACATCCCAATGGCAGGGATGTTTATGTATGTGACCTAGGAATAGATATTATCAAAGCCTACCATTTTAAAGGAAAGAACTTGGTGCCTAATGATATAAAGGATTGTAAAATATCAAAAGGAAGTGGTCCACGTCATATGGTTTTTGATGCCGCCGGAAATTTGGGATATGTAAACAATGAGTTGACAGGTACCGTTTCCGTTTTGAAACGTAAAGAAGGTTCTTTTGATGAAGAAGAAATCTATTCGGCCTTGCCCAGTGATTATATAGGCCTGCCAAGTGGATCGGCCATACGTATCCGCCCTAATGGTCAATTCCTATACGTTGCCAATAGAAAATTGGAGGCAATAAGCATTTTCAGAATAGATAAGGACAAACTTGAACCAATAGAATATCAGTATACCAAAGGTGAGGAACTTCGGGAATTTAACATTACACCGGATGGCAATTGGTTAATTGCTTGCCATCAGAACTCCCATGACACATTGGTGTACCAAATAAAAGAGGACGGAAGATTACAGGAACGTTATCGCACTAAGGAAATATTGTCCCCGGTCTGCGTAGTTTTTAATTAA